From Camelina sativa cultivar DH55 chromosome 5, Cs, whole genome shotgun sequence:
tctcaaccgCGAAACCCTAAAACATTCATCTATTCaccaggaggaggaggagagagtcATTCATAATCACCGCCCAGGTCTCTCTCGATCGCCCATGTCGAAAAGGTGCGTGCTTTACCCATTCCATATGTTGTTTTGTAATCCTTCTCCTTATTAGGCTTGCTATTTTGCTTTCATTGGAATTGATACAAGTAATCCTCCTCCTGTCTTTAGAATGATCTTAGTTTCAATGCGTAGCAATTAAGATAATCTCAGGGTGGGCTCTTATCTTATGGTTTCTTCCCCTTACAATAAAAATCCATGTATTTTCTCATTCATCTACGGGGAAACATGTCTCCAttttatcaatgttttctccgtAATTCTATCTAGTTTCTCCTCCTTGTCCTTGATATGGTGATTATTGTTTCTCGTCTTAGAATCCTTTGTAAATTCTTTGCTCACGGCGCATGCTTGAAAGGGGACCACTGTGAATTTTCACATGACTGGAAGGATCCTACAAATAATGTAAGCTTTTTAACTCTCTGTCTTTCTTGCCCCTATTACAGAACTTGAAAAttccttttgtatttttcaagACACGAATTTTCCTGTTACAGATTTGCACCTTCTACCAGCGAGGAATCTGCTCTTATGGAAGTCGATGCAGGTACGAACATGTCAAAGCTTCTCGGCCTCATCCATCTGCTTCCTCGTCCTCTCGGTCATCTCCTGCTTCAGCTTCCAACCCTCTTACCTGTGCTTTTCTTCCTGGTGTCTCGGATAGAGATCTGATCCCAGTTCTCTCATCATGTTTAAAACCTACTTGGGATTTGGATTCCCTTCACCAGGATCCCTTAGACGAGGTCAACAACACCTTCAACCCTGGTACAGCCAAACCAGAAGATCAACCCATTTGTTCATACGCTGCAGCTGGTGATTGCCCTCGTGGGGATGAATGCCCTCACATCCATGGAAATATTTGCCCTACTTGTGGGAAATGTTGCTTGCATCCTTTCAGACCCGATGAGAGAGAGGAGCACAAGAAAGTATGTGAAAAAAAGCACAAGCAGCTGGAAGCATTAAAACTTAGCCAGGAGATCGAGTGTTGTGTCTGTTTGGAACGTGTCTTGTCTAAGCCAACTCCAGCTGAACGGAAGTTCGGGTTACTCACTGAATGTGATCATGCTTTCTGCATAGCATGTATCAGGAATTGGCGCAGCAGTTCTCCTTCCACTGGAATGGATGTCAACAGCACTCTCAGGGCTTGCCCCATATGCCGCAAGTTATCATATTTTGTTGTCCCTAGTGTAATCTGGTTTTCAGCTCccgaagagaaaaaagagattaTGGATAACTACAGGGAAAAGCTCAGGTAAAATTACACAGTCGCTTTATTGCTGTCTTTATACTTGGAAAGGAAGCAAAATATGTATGCTTATAAGTCAATTTTATGAATGCTTCTTCGTTTCTGTGAATGAAATAATTGCTCTCTGTCTACCAGGTCAATCGATTGTAAGCACTTCAATTTTGGAGATGGGAATTGTCCGTTTGGGACCAGTTGCTTCTATAAGGTAATTTTATGCATTCAGGGTTGAAACTCTAATAAAAGCAAGCATGCTAGAATGACATCAAATATGTGTAGCTGTTCTTTACTGATAGTCAATCCTTTTTAAGGTGGGGGTGTATTTGAAACCATGTCGATTGGATTAGTTTTGGTTCTTATTATCTCTGCGGTGCCTTTGATTGAAATGAATTCAGAGATGTAGTTGTTTTAAGTAGACATTTGGCACCGCTGCTCAAGATTACATTGAAATCATGTCTCATTGTTGTGTTTGCTGCCTTGATTTCATACTTGAGCATTTCTGGTATCTTTTCGAAAGCAATTTTGAATCAGCATAATTAACGCCCTCTGAAACTCTAATGCATGCTCGCGATAATGTCAACTATTATGGTTTGATGTTTATTAACTGACTAGCAATCCCTGCTGTTTTACCTTTTGTGTTTTCTATCTCTGAGATTACCTATATATACTACTTATTACCAGATGTTCCAAATCTAGAAGATTTAAAATGTTTGTTGATAACCATAGCGTTGAAGCTTTAGTTTATCCAAGAGTTGGCAACTAGTTTACTacataaagatttcagtttaatttttatgtCTGGATAGACATAGAGGAAGCGTATGAAATTGATCAATGTGATATAGCATCAATGGTTAGTGACGTATAATAGGCTTGAGATAAAATACTGTGATGAGTTTTCTGCATTGAGGGAGGGTGGGTTTGTAGAATTTTCCACTAAGTCCTTAGAAAGCTTGATTAGTCCTTAATGGATGTTGTTGTGTTCCAGCACACTGTGAAGCCAGGGTCATATGCATGGAAATACCACAGGCCACCTCCAAGGCGTCCACGTCCCTCTGGATCTAACTTCTCAGACGTGGATACACTTGTTAATATGATCGGGAATATAATTTCGGAAGGCGAATATGGTCCTATTGGGTTTGAAGATACAGACGATGATGAACTGACTACAACGGATATGATGATGTTATTGATGCACATGGATATAGAATCTGAGGACTCGTCCAATGAGGATATCTATTAGCTATCCCTATTAAAGTTAATTAAAGTGAGAGTCTTAGGTCATATAGCTATAATATGGTATTGGGAGGTCATAGTAGTCTTTGTTGTTTTGGGTGGAGTATATAATTTGACTATTTTCCCCTTGGAACGTATATTTGATGGTGTTGATATGAATGCACCTCTAAAACTCAAAGGGGGGTTGTGGGTGTTATTGCAGCATGCTTATCATGATGGTCGTTTGGAGGAAGTGGTTCTGCGACATCTGGATGCAGAAGATGGGCAGACTGTGATTGCAAAAGATATAAGGTATTGGTGCCTTCAACTTGTACCACTAGGTTCTTCTTCCAATCGGTTTCAGCTTATCTCTGGATGGTTATTTGTCTTTTATAGGTTGTCTGACTTCCTTGAGAATATGCACATATGAACTGAGACTCTCTTGGCACAATAAGGGAGAAGGCAAAGATGTTGTGATAactacttttcttttctctccctTGGTATTTCTCATTCATTGTAACAATTTGATTCGATTTGGAAGATTACATCTTAGACCCCGATGCTTTATGACTTGTGATAATAGGgaatcatttatattaattCTGTATCTCTAACAATTATCAGTTACTGCGAATCAGGGCAAATGAACGTTACTGATGTAATGTGGGgctaaaaatttatcaaaatctGTTGGCTTGCTTCGCT
This genomic window contains:
- the LOC104788698 gene encoding zinc finger CCCH domain-containing protein 69 isoform X2, which produces MYTPDSQIKASWTTLSLSLSLNRETLKHSSIHQEEEERVIHNHRPGLSRSPMSKRILCKFFAHGACLKGDHCEFSHDWKDPTNNICTFYQRGICSYGSRCRYEHVKASRPHPSASSSSRSSPASASNPLTCAFLPGVSDRDLIPVLSSCLKPTWDLDSLHQDPLDEVNNTFNPGTAKPEDQPICSYAAAGDCPRGDECPHIHGNICPTCGKCCLHPFRPDEREEHKKVCEKKHKQLEALKLSQEIECCVCLERVLSKPTPAERKFGLLTECDHAFCIACIRNWRSSSPSTGMDVNSTLRACPICRKLSYFVVPSVIWFSAPEEKKEIMDNYREKLRSIDCKHFNFGDGNCPFGTSCFYKHAYHDGRLEEVVLRHLDAEDGQTVIAKDIRLSDFLENMHI
- the LOC104788698 gene encoding zinc finger CCCH domain-containing protein 69 isoform X1 — translated: MYTPDSQIKASWTTLSLSLSLNRETLKHSSIHQEEEERVIHNHRPGLSRSPMSKRILCKFFAHGACLKGDHCEFSHDWKDPTNNICTFYQRGICSYGSRCRYEHVKASRPHPSASSSSRSSPASASNPLTCAFLPGVSDRDLIPVLSSCLKPTWDLDSLHQDPLDEVNNTFNPGTAKPEDQPICSYAAAGDCPRGDECPHIHGNICPTCGKCCLHPFRPDEREEHKKVCEKKHKQLEALKLSQEIECCVCLERVLSKPTPAERKFGLLTECDHAFCIACIRNWRSSSPSTGMDVNSTLRACPICRKLSYFVVPSVIWFSAPEEKKEIMDNYREKLRSIDCKHFNFGDGNCPFGTSCFYKHTVKPGSYAWKYHRPPPRRPRPSGSNFSDVDTLVNMIGNIISEGEYGPIGFEDTDDDELTTTDMMMLLMHMDIESEDSSNEDIY